One stretch of Pseudobdellovibrionaceae bacterium DNA includes these proteins:
- a CDS encoding response regulator: MLGIEGLFIAALFLSLAANGFFVWRSWRNRERFARREDELRREFEVELAARQRLLLETQSIAKLGSWEWDIPTDKITWSEQLYKIFEVDPSNFDASYGAYLDRLKPEYRERITSAVQRARETGESYIVEHAAHHSDGSVHYIQSRGIAVRDDQGRVVKLMGTCQDITKQKSFEESLKNAHEDLEARVRERTQQLWEALERERMAKEAKMTFLANMSHEIRTPMNAILGFSNLLLDQQVPAEHRALLGRIKTNGDHLLQLIDDILDLSKFEAGRIPVEKEDLNLPHLLQEVVNSVSSLAAKKGLSLAIVYETLLPEKVQTDGLRLRQIITNLLSNAIKFSEEGQVTIKVAQREKPFARGTSMLSVEVHDTGIGIHPEDQGKLFQPFTQGDNSGTRRFGGTGLGLALSRHIARALDGELILVASLLGKGSCFRLTLEMAEMPAPRRIALIGPGETLDFAMPAEATAVVASPASLSPTLPPCRILLAEDSPDNEDLIRMYLRAEGVVIESAANGEIAVEMALKNHYDIVLMDVQMPVMDGLEATRRLRARGYSRPILALTAHAMKEDHDRSIKAGCSGHLTKPIQKTELILSIQHELMGHHHDYQPEL, encoded by the coding sequence ATGCTCGGCATCGAAGGTCTTTTTATCGCCGCTCTTTTTCTTTCGCTCGCGGCGAACGGCTTTTTCGTCTGGCGCTCGTGGCGGAATCGCGAACGCTTCGCGCGACGCGAGGACGAGCTGCGCCGTGAATTCGAGGTCGAGCTCGCCGCACGTCAAAGGCTTCTTCTCGAAACTCAAAGCATCGCGAAACTCGGAAGTTGGGAGTGGGACATTCCCACCGACAAAATCACCTGGTCGGAACAGCTGTACAAGATCTTCGAAGTCGACCCCAGCAACTTCGACGCTTCCTATGGCGCTTACCTGGACCGACTGAAACCCGAGTACCGCGAACGCATCACCTCGGCGGTCCAGCGCGCGCGTGAAACGGGCGAATCCTACATCGTCGAGCACGCGGCTCATCACTCTGATGGCAGCGTCCACTACATCCAAAGCCGCGGCATCGCCGTACGTGACGATCAGGGTCGCGTCGTCAAGCTGATGGGCACCTGCCAAGACATCACGAAGCAAAAATCCTTCGAAGAAAGTCTGAAAAACGCCCATGAGGACCTCGAGGCGCGCGTGCGTGAGCGGACGCAACAGCTGTGGGAGGCCTTGGAGCGCGAACGGATGGCGAAGGAAGCGAAGATGACCTTCCTCGCGAATATGTCGCACGAAATTCGCACGCCGATGAACGCGATTTTGGGCTTTTCAAATTTGCTGCTCGACCAGCAAGTTCCCGCCGAGCACCGTGCGCTGCTCGGTCGCATCAAAACAAACGGCGATCACCTTTTGCAATTGATCGACGACATTTTGGATCTTTCGAAATTCGAAGCCGGCCGCATTCCCGTCGAAAAAGAAGATCTGAACCTGCCGCACCTGCTTCAAGAGGTCGTGAATTCGGTTTCCAGCCTGGCGGCGAAAAAAGGTCTTTCGCTCGCGATCGTTTACGAAACCCTACTTCCTGAAAAAGTGCAGACGGACGGTCTGCGCCTACGTCAGATCATCACGAATCTGCTCTCGAACGCGATCAAGTTCAGTGAAGAAGGTCAGGTCACCATCAAAGTCGCCCAACGCGAGAAGCCCTTCGCGCGCGGCACCTCCATGCTTTCGGTCGAAGTGCACGACACGGGCATCGGTATTCATCCGGAAGATCAAGGAAAACTGTTCCAACCCTTCACGCAAGGGGACAATTCGGGGACGCGACGCTTCGGCGGAACGGGTCTGGGACTCGCGCTCTCGCGCCACATCGCCCGCGCCCTGGACGGCGAGTTGATCTTGGTCGCGAGCCTTCTCGGCAAAGGGAGCTGCTTCCGCTTGACGCTCGAGATGGCCGAAATGCCCGCGCCGAGACGGATCGCCCTCATTGGCCCCGGCGAGACTCTCGATTTCGCCATGCCCGCCGAGGCGACCGCCGTCGTGGCGTCTCCCGCATCGCTCTCGCCGACGCTTCCGCCGTGCCGAATCCTGCTTGCGGAAGACTCGCCGGATAACGAAGACCTCATCCGCATGTATTTGCGCGCGGAAGGCGTGGTGATCGAATCCGCCGCCAACGGAGAAATCGCCGTCGAAATGGCGCTGAAGAACCACTACGACATCGTGTTGATGGACGTGCAGATGCCGGTCATGGACGGACTCGAGGCCACGCGCCGTCTGCGCGCCCGCGGCTATTCACGTCCCATCTTGGCGCTCACCGCCCACGCGATGAAGGAAGACCACGACCGCTCGATCAAGGCCGGCTGCTCGGGTCATCTGACCAAACCGATTCAAAAAACCGAACTCATCCTCTCCATTCAGCACGAGCTGATGGGCCATCACCACGATTACCAACCCGAACTGTAA
- a CDS encoding GatB/YqeY domain-containing protein, translating into MQIREQIMNDMKAAMREKDQVRLDAIRGLQSAIKNREIDSRPNPITEDDVLAVIKKLVKQRKESIEQFQTAGRQDLVDKEATELKVLETYLPAQMSKEQIEKIVTEVIAETGAKSIKDMGTVMKAVSAKTAGAADNKLVSELIKAKLA; encoded by the coding sequence ATGCAAATCCGCGAACAGATCATGAACGACATGAAAGCTGCGATGCGCGAAAAGGACCAAGTCCGTTTGGACGCGATCCGTGGCCTGCAAAGCGCGATTAAAAATCGCGAGATCGACAGCCGTCCGAACCCGATCACCGAAGACGACGTTCTCGCCGTGATCAAAAAACTCGTGAAACAACGCAAAGAATCCATCGAACAATTCCAGACCGCCGGTCGCCAAGACCTGGTGGACAAAGAAGCGACGGAGCTCAAAGTCCTCGAGACTTATTTGCCCGCGCAGATGAGCAAAGAGCAGATCGAAAAAATCGTCACGGAAGTCATCGCCGAGACGGGAGCAAAGTCGATCAAAGACATGGGAACCGTCATGAAGGCCGTCTCCGCGAAGACCGCGGGTGCCGCCGACAACAAGCTCGTCAGCGAGCTGATTAAAGCGAAACTGGCCTAA
- the rpsU gene encoding 30S ribosomal protein S21: MALVRLKEGENFEGAFRRFKKACEKAGILSEVKKREHFEKPSVRLKKKSLSARKRAVKKSRRGSGE; the protein is encoded by the coding sequence GTGGCATTGGTACGTCTTAAAGAAGGTGAAAATTTTGAGGGCGCATTTCGCCGTTTCAAAAAAGCCTGCGAAAAAGCTGGTATTCTTTCCGAAGTAAAAAAACGCGAGCATTTTGAAAAGCCCAGCGTTCGTCTAAAGAAAAAGTCCCTGTCGGCTCGTAAACGTGCGGTTAAAAAATCGCGTCGTGGCAGCGGCGAATAG
- a CDS encoding patatin-like phospholipase family protein — translation MTKGSRFSSNVPSDLRSWLERGPFTLALSSSYFGFYAHAGLMQAFEEAGLRPAKLSGSSAGALVGAAWASGMDAREVRELLFSVKRADFWDPGLGAGLLRGGKFRRLIAKHFVSRFEDTRIPFEVAVFDILRARTEYVGRGDLPSAVVASCAVPGLFHPVRREGRWLWDGGVFDKPGVNRAGAGDERILSVMLESGSKVASWYERGVARTTHARDENWRELRIEGLPQLNFTRLQLGPSAHEACLRKTHAALGVLI, via the coding sequence ATGACAAAAGGTAGCCGCTTCTCTTCTAACGTCCCTTCCGATTTACGTTCGTGGCTGGAGCGCGGCCCCTTCACGCTCGCCTTGTCCAGCAGCTACTTCGGATTCTACGCGCACGCGGGACTCATGCAGGCCTTCGAGGAGGCGGGCCTTCGTCCCGCGAAGCTTTCGGGCTCAAGCGCCGGGGCCCTGGTCGGCGCCGCTTGGGCTTCGGGCATGGATGCGCGCGAAGTGCGTGAACTTCTTTTCTCCGTCAAACGCGCCGACTTCTGGGACCCGGGACTGGGCGCGGGTTTGTTACGCGGCGGGAAGTTTCGCCGCTTGATCGCGAAACATTTCGTCTCGCGCTTCGAAGACACGCGCATTCCGTTCGAGGTCGCGGTGTTCGACATCTTGCGCGCACGCACGGAGTACGTCGGTCGCGGCGATCTGCCCTCGGCCGTCGTGGCCAGCTGCGCGGTGCCGGGACTGTTCCATCCCGTACGCCGCGAAGGCCGCTGGCTGTGGGACGGCGGAGTCTTCGACAAACCCGGCGTGAATCGGGCGGGCGCGGGCGACGAACGCATCCTGAGCGTGATGTTAGAGTCGGGTTCGAAGGTCGCGAGCTGGTACGAGCGCGGTGTCGCCCGTACCACGCACGCTCGCGACGAAAACTGGCGCGAGCTCCGGATCGAGGGACTCCCCCAGCTGAACTTCACGCGCTTGCAACTGGGACCGTCGGCGCATGAAGCTTGTCTGCGGAAGACCCATGCGGCCCTCGGGGTCCTCATCTAG
- the tadA gene encoding tRNA adenosine(34) deaminase TadA: MKTDAEWMALALKLARKAESRGEVPIGALLVRDGQILATGYNERETLPSALGHAECLAIHRANRRLGAWRLTDATLYVTLEPCLMCAGAILQARIARVVYGARDPKAGAVESLYSVLQDSRLNHCTEFTSGVLGEECGRLLTDFFRAKRRKPPSEGSGQA, encoded by the coding sequence ATGAAAACCGACGCTGAGTGGATGGCACTCGCCCTCAAATTAGCCCGGAAAGCCGAATCCCGGGGCGAGGTTCCGATCGGCGCCCTCCTGGTTCGAGATGGCCAGATTTTAGCGACCGGCTATAACGAAAGAGAGACCCTGCCTTCGGCCCTCGGCCATGCCGAGTGCCTGGCCATCCACCGGGCCAACCGGCGCTTGGGGGCCTGGCGCCTCACGGATGCGACGCTCTATGTCACACTTGAGCCCTGCCTGATGTGCGCGGGAGCCATCCTGCAGGCGCGTATTGCCCGGGTCGTTTACGGCGCCCGTGATCCGAAAGCCGGGGCCGTCGAGTCGCTCTACTCCGTCCTTCAGGATTCACGTCTGAATCACTGCACCGAATTCACCTCGGGCGTCCTGGGAGAAGAGTGCGGACGCCTTCTGACCGATTTTTTCCGCGCCAAACGTCGCAAACCCCCGTCCGAGGGCTCCGGTCAGGCTTAG
- the dnaG gene encoding DNA primase — protein sequence MRFPESFIQQVTDATDLVDIISETTQLKSSSGGFMGRCPFPDHKEKTASFSVSQTKQLYHCFGCKKSGNLIGFMKDYHGMTFPEAIEFLAGRARIPMPVEDRKISSEEERQAERRRQIAKANELAQTYFRDQVKNASADHAAVLYFEKRGLSPETQETFGLGYATSAWEGLAPFLKNRGVQLEIAEQAGLVRPRKGSQGHYDLFRERVMFPIRKVTGEVIGFGGRLLEKGEPKYLNSPDTPLFHKGKVLYGLDQTARYIRSEDHVIVVEGYMDLIAMFQAGIRNLAATLGTALTLDHAHAIRKITPNITVLFDGDAAGQNAAEKSLPILLKAGLRPRGLTLPEKLDPDEFIKAKGVEALNQLLDGAPDLFNLCLHLWTLNFRGAATEKLALIEKLQPILDGMQDARLREMYLKDLAQRVQMNLPDLKRTLSHTQAPGGSTRGPALKPGMTRPPTGVATSPVAARGAEIPASPAQAAPVQQNQGQSGPRFTLKGASKGERLLLSLVLKNRANFEFVQQHKLADEFSTDSLRQIFAWIEETGRHSPERFDRLAGLLTELVDDAGVVFESEKVIGMYLAPSGAGESGSDADNSEFESDLLRDCVRRVRADGLKRQIDRLTAELRIQSSSEKLEQLMALQRERMALMKNSLKSLSKDAE from the coding sequence ATGCGCTTTCCCGAGAGCTTTATCCAGCAGGTCACTGACGCGACCGACCTCGTGGATATCATCTCTGAAACGACTCAGCTGAAGTCCTCTTCGGGGGGCTTCATGGGCCGCTGTCCTTTTCCTGACCACAAGGAGAAGACGGCCTCCTTTTCCGTTTCGCAAACCAAACAACTGTATCACTGCTTCGGCTGTAAAAAGAGCGGCAACCTGATCGGCTTCATGAAGGACTACCACGGGATGACCTTCCCCGAAGCGATCGAATTCCTGGCGGGACGTGCGCGGATTCCCATGCCCGTCGAAGATCGTAAGATCTCGAGCGAAGAGGAGCGTCAGGCCGAGCGTCGGCGCCAGATCGCGAAAGCGAACGAGCTGGCGCAGACTTACTTTCGCGATCAGGTGAAAAACGCGAGCGCAGATCACGCGGCGGTTCTTTACTTTGAAAAACGTGGCCTCAGTCCGGAAACGCAAGAGACCTTCGGTCTTGGCTACGCGACCTCCGCTTGGGAGGGGCTCGCGCCGTTTCTGAAAAATCGCGGCGTGCAATTGGAAATTGCCGAGCAGGCCGGGCTCGTACGTCCGCGTAAGGGAAGCCAAGGGCATTACGATCTTTTTCGCGAGCGGGTGATGTTCCCGATCCGCAAAGTGACCGGGGAAGTCATCGGTTTCGGCGGACGTCTTCTGGAAAAAGGCGAGCCGAAGTATTTGAACTCGCCGGATACGCCGCTCTTTCACAAGGGAAAGGTCTTGTACGGCCTGGACCAGACGGCGCGCTACATTCGCAGCGAAGATCACGTCATCGTCGTCGAAGGCTACATGGATCTGATCGCGATGTTCCAGGCGGGCATCCGTAACCTGGCGGCGACGCTCGGGACCGCGCTGACCCTGGATCATGCCCACGCCATCCGTAAGATCACCCCGAACATCACCGTCCTTTTCGACGGGGATGCGGCGGGGCAAAATGCCGCTGAAAAGTCGCTCCCGATTCTGTTGAAGGCGGGTCTTCGTCCGCGAGGGCTGACTTTGCCCGAAAAACTCGATCCCGACGAGTTCATCAAGGCCAAGGGGGTTGAGGCGCTGAACCAACTCCTGGATGGCGCACCGGATCTTTTTAACCTTTGCCTGCACCTTTGGACTCTCAACTTCAGGGGAGCCGCGACGGAAAAGCTCGCTTTGATTGAGAAGTTGCAACCGATTCTCGATGGTATGCAGGATGCAAGGCTCAGGGAAATGTACCTGAAAGACCTCGCTCAGCGCGTGCAGATGAATCTGCCGGATCTGAAGAGGACGCTGTCACACACGCAGGCACCGGGTGGTTCCACGCGTGGTCCCGCACTGAAACCGGGAATGACAAGGCCCCCCACGGGAGTGGCGACCTCGCCCGTTGCCGCCAGGGGAGCGGAAATCCCGGCCTCTCCCGCGCAGGCCGCGCCGGTACAGCAAAATCAGGGCCAATCAGGTCCGCGATTTACGCTGAAGGGAGCCTCGAAGGGGGAACGTCTGCTGCTGAGTTTGGTTTTAAAAAATCGTGCCAACTTTGAGTTCGTGCAACAGCACAAACTGGCCGATGAGTTCTCTACGGATTCGCTGAGGCAAATCTTTGCGTGGATCGAGGAGACCGGTAGACATTCTCCGGAGCGCTTTGATAGATTGGCGGGTCTGCTAACAGAGCTTGTTGATGACGCCGGTGTCGTGTTCGAATCGGAAAAAGTGATCGGCATGTACCTCGCTCCGAGCGGAGCGGGTGAGTCCGGATCGGATGCCGATAATTCGGAATTCGAATCCGATCTTCTAAGGGATTGTGTGAGACGCGTGCGAGCTGACGGATTGAAACGACAAATCGACCGACTGACCGCTGAGCTGAGGATTCAATCTTCTTCTGAAAAATTAGAACAACTCATGGCTTTGCAGCGTGAGCGCATGGCCCTGATGAAAAATTCGCTGAAATCCCTTTCGAAAGACGCGGAATAA
- a CDS encoding DUF1566 domain-containing protein: MMIPGIAEAACTSPVGKRGQFQVYGGKLKLCDGTNWHNETASSVQGTCGTEGLISRVGNELFYCTGGTNWRVDGTAGAACNAAEAGMIRFDDTAGVLRFCGGTSWMVVANGAASDPCTVPNAPIGTLCADNTIYAGRFKHSSETDWYDYFITPAGCTDSTTCPGGTDGTPQKMVWSSPAISPVGIETVSSISTKSLRSGSEYDSIAAGDSGLTALRYCYQMAFGGHTDWFLPSKSELTYLYCKAAGGSHNASNPQSEVNCVGVGGRESILPGFITASSSYNYWSSTQATASNAWALSFNNGSETSAGKTSTANFHVRCTRRTLAPP; encoded by the coding sequence ATGATGATCCCGGGAATCGCTGAGGCGGCCTGCACGAGCCCCGTGGGCAAGCGCGGCCAGTTTCAAGTGTATGGCGGAAAGCTGAAACTCTGCGACGGAACGAATTGGCACAATGAAACCGCCAGTTCCGTTCAAGGAACCTGCGGGACTGAAGGCCTAATTTCTCGAGTCGGCAATGAACTCTTTTATTGTACCGGCGGCACGAATTGGCGGGTGGACGGCACTGCGGGAGCCGCCTGCAACGCGGCCGAAGCAGGAATGATTCGTTTTGACGATACTGCGGGAGTGCTCCGGTTCTGTGGAGGGACGTCATGGATGGTTGTTGCGAACGGCGCCGCCAGTGATCCATGCACGGTTCCGAATGCCCCGATAGGGACTCTTTGTGCAGATAACACGATTTACGCGGGCCGATTCAAGCATTCGTCGGAAACGGATTGGTATGACTATTTCATTACGCCCGCGGGCTGTACAGACAGTACGACTTGTCCCGGCGGAACTGACGGAACTCCTCAAAAAATGGTATGGTCAAGTCCGGCGATCAGTCCCGTAGGAATTGAAACGGTGAGCTCGATATCCACCAAGTCGCTGAGATCAGGTTCAGAATACGATTCGATCGCGGCGGGGGATTCTGGTCTCACGGCTCTACGTTATTGCTATCAGATGGCATTTGGAGGTCATACAGACTGGTTTTTGCCATCGAAATCAGAGCTGACCTACCTGTACTGTAAAGCGGCCGGAGGCAGTCATAATGCTTCGAACCCTCAGTCTGAGGTCAATTGTGTCGGGGTAGGGGGTCGAGAGAGCATATTGCCAGGTTTCATCACTGCGAGCTCGAGTTACAACTATTGGTCCTCGACTCAGGCTACGGCATCAAATGCCTGGGCGCTTTCGTTTAACAACGGCAGTGAAACAAGTGCGGGTAAAACAAGTACGGCAAATTTTCATGTGCGTTGTACTCGACGTACGCTGGCTCCTCCTTGA